A stretch of Malus sylvestris chromosome 11, drMalSylv7.2, whole genome shotgun sequence DNA encodes these proteins:
- the LOC126590156 gene encoding 60S ribosomal protein L23a-like, whose protein sequence is MAPRKADVSKKADPKSQAVKAARALKSGPAVKKVKKIRTSVTFHRPRTLKKERNPKYPRISATPRNKLDHYQILKYPLTTESAMKKIEDNNTLVFIVDIRADKKKIKDAVKKMYDIQTKKVNTLIRPDGTKKAYVRLTPDYDALDVANKIGII, encoded by the exons ATGGCTCCACGTAAAG CTGATGTTTCAAAAAAGGCTGACCCAAAGTCACAAGCCGTGAAGGCTGCAAGGGCTTTGAAATCTGGCCCTGCTGTTAAGAAAGTTAAGAAGATCAGAACCTCAGTTACATTTCACCGCCCTAGGACATTGAAAAAGGAGAGGAACCCTAAGTACCCTCGTATTAGTGCTACACCGAGGAACAAGCTTGATCATTATCAAATATTGAAATATCCTCTTACCACTGAGTCTGCAATGAAGAAGATTGAAGATAACAACACTTTGGTCTTTATTGTTGACATACGTGCTGACAAGAAGAAAATCAAGGATGCAGTCAAGAAGATGTACGACATTCAGACCAAGAAAGTGAATACCTTGATCAG GCCCGATGGTACCAAAAAGGCTTATGTTAGGCTAACCCCTGACTACGATGCTTTGGATGTGGCAAACAAAATCGGTATCATCTAA